In a single window of the Rhopalosiphum padi isolate XX-2018 chromosome 1, ASM2088224v1, whole genome shotgun sequence genome:
- the LOC132918850 gene encoding uncharacterized protein LOC132918850: MFLFKNVEELNELFIRNKDMSMLLDEKDRGTLDNLIIEFSKDTNSNLLKTILGLQENKYSIEIIWQLHTKQIVDFTEFITCYKWDLDHIVKTLLCMSESKEKLCQEILTDLLGSLLILLSGEPNHKFDRHIQIIQQFLTQSSLILVRNHDGWVYLKNLKCSSYLTKLSTQKIFKIILKNMLIADVNFHLNIAYEQYRLYKTPDSVHNMLKMFLDEIDEDVIYTLIQNVLTQHSEKANWKLLLSLISTFVKTKSHLCHMLKLKLEEFFNQTLSKSTTEKSFLVQKAALLIFRHCCLEIGLWSEYNRWYSSYKPNVDTAKVFYSLLTELLTIDLPAALAAHINTQPKLTESCGDVQSDYVKKAQAQLIKINHGEDYMGLFKNYDDCQNRHESDIVKVLESFKSTGQVMRVVLEACVFRNKYFTGTFLKTLMNTQLVDNELRNSFIEKLNSMNKIPKNMYTKWKQEQHSIYFS; this comes from the exons atgtttttatttaagaatGTAGAAGAATTAAATGAACTATTTATAAGAAACAAAGATATGAGTATGTTGTTGGATGAAAAAGATAGAGGTACTTTAGATAATTTGATCATTGAATTTTCTAAAGATACTAATTCAAATTTACTAAAGACTATTTTGGGGCTTCAG gagaATAAATATTCCATTGAAATAATTTGGCAACTACATACAAAACAAATTGTTGACTTTACAGAATTTATCACATG TTATAAGTGGGATCTTGATCATATTGTTAAAACACTTCTTTGTATGTCTGAATCAAAGGAAAAGCTATGTCAAGAAATTTTGACAGACTTATTGGGCagtctattaattttattgtctgGGGAACCTAACCATAAATTTGATCGAcacatacaaattattcaaCAGTTTTTAACTCAA TCAAGCTTAATACTCGTAAGAAATCATGATGGATGGGTCTATTTGAAAAATCTCAAATGTTCAtcttatttaacaaaattgtcaactcaaaaaatattcaaaattatattaaaaaacatgcttATAGCTGATGTTAATTTCCATTTGAATATTGCATATGAAcagtatagattatataaaactCCAGATTCTGTTCATAACATGCTCAAAATG tttttagaTGAAATTGATGAAgatgttatatatacattaattcaaAATGTCCTAACTCAGCATTCAGAAAAAGCCAATTGGAAATTGTTGCTGTCTTTAATTTCTACTTTTGTAAAAACTAAATCTCATCTATGTcatatgttaaaat TAAAACTAgaagaattttttaatcaaacattGTCCAAATCGACTACAGAAAAAAGTTTCTTAGTGCAAAAAGctgctttattaatttttcgtcATTGTTGTTTGGAAATTGGTCTTTGGTCAGAATACAACAGATGGTACAGTTCATATAAACCAAATGTAGATACTGCTAAAGTATTCTACTCTTTGCTCACTGAACTATTGACAATTGATTTACCTGCCGCTTTAGCAGCCCATATTAATACT CAACCTAAACTTACAGAATCTTGTGGAGATGTACAGTCAGATTATGTCAAAAAAGCCCAAGcccaactaataaaaataaaccatggAGAAGATTACATgggtttgtttaaaaattacgaCGATtgtcag aacCGTCATGAATCAGACATTGTCAAGGTGCTCGAATCTTTCAAATCAACTGGTCAAGTAATGCGAGTTGTCTTAGAAGCATgtgtttttagaaataaatattttactggtACCTTCCTTAAGACTTTAATGAATACACAATTGGTAGATAATGAATTACGAAAcagttttattgaaaaattaaatagtatgaataaaattcctaaaaatatGTACACCAAATGGAAACAAGAACAACATAGCATCTATTTttcataa